DNA sequence from the Streptomyces sp. NBC_01264 genome:
CCGGAACCAGGTCCAGGAACCGCTCGTCGCCCAGGGCCGCGCGTCCGATCACGCTGGCGGTGACGGAGGAGACGGCGACCAGGCCGAAGGCGCGGGCCGTGAAATCGCGCAGGATCAGTTCCATCGCGAAGAAGACGCCGGCCAGGGGCGCGTTGAAGGTGGCGGCGATGCCGCCGGCCGCGCCGCAGGCGACCAGCAGCCGCATCCGTTCCTCGCGGACGCGCAGGAGGGCTCCGGCGGTGGAGCCGAGGGCGGCTCCGATCTGGACGATGGGGCCTTCGCGGCCCACCGATCCGCCGCCGCCGATGCACAGCGCGGACGCGAGCGATTTCACCACCGCGACGCGGGCCGGGATCCGGCCGCCCTGGCGGGCGACCGCGTACATCACCTCAGGGACGCCGTGGCCGCGGGCCTCCTTGGCGTAGCGGTAGACGAGGGGTCCGTAGAGCGCGCCCGCGACCACGGGTGCGAGGAGCACGAAGTACGGTCCGAGCCAGGGCACGTACGGGTTGTCGGCGTGGCCGGCGGAGGAGTAGTCGGCGTGGCCGGACAGCGCCTTGGTGAAGACCTCGATCAGCCACCGGAAGGCCACCGCGCCCAGTCCCGATCCGGCGCCCACGAGTACCGCGGGCAGCAGCATCGCGGCCTGGGTGCGGTTCAGCGCGTCCCGGGCCGCGTCCGTCGAGAACGAAAACGGACCCATCTCCACTCCTCAGGAACCGATTCACTGCCGATCGCGCGCCCCGGCCCCTGACCACGATCCCCCGGACCCCCATCCAACGGGCCGCCGCCCGCCGGGGCCCGGAGGCGGGCCGCAGGTACACCCGCCCGGCGTAGGGGGAGTCTTGCCGGTCGGGCCGGGCGCGGGCGGTGTGCCGCGCCTGGCCGAAGGCCGACCCCCGTCCGTTCCCGGTCCCGTACAGTCCGTGCTGCCGTCGGCCCGGCGCGGGCGGCAGCCGGCGTCGCGCGGCCGGTCCGCGACCTGACGACCCGACGAACGGACGATCGGACGAACAGGGGAACACCGATGGCCATCGAAGCCGGTCCCGTGGGCCGCACCGCTCCCCCGGTCCCCGAGCTGGATCCCGCCGTCGTGGCACGGTGGAGCGCGGGCGGGGGCCCGCTCGTCGAGCTGCTGGCCGAGGTCTGCGGACGGCTCGGCGGGGTCGGCGCGTTCCGGCTCGGGGACGACGGTCCCAGCGGCCGGCCGACCGTGCTGGTCACCGGTCCGGAGGCGATCCAGCACGTGCTGGCCCTGCATCCGCAGCGCTACGTCAAGCGCTCGCACCGCGCCCGGCCGCTGGTCGGCGAGGGCGTGCTCTCCGCGACCGGCGAGGCGTGGAAGCGGCAGCGGCGGCTCCTGCAGTCCCAGTTCACTGGGACCGGGATGCGCCGCCACGAGCAGCGGATCGCCGGGGCCGCGCGGACGGCCGCCGGGCGCTGGGCCGCGTACGCGCGTACCGGGGAGGTCTTCGACGTCGGCGAGGAGATGCGGCGCTTCGCCCTCGACACCATCTGGCGCTCCCTGACCGGCCATCCGCTGGACGCGGACACCGACCGCGAACTGGGCGCCGTCGCGGCCGTGGTGGCGGCCCTGCCCACGCTGCCGGCCGATTCCGCCGGTGCCGGGGAGGCGGTCGCCGCCGATCTGGCCAGGATCGACGCCGTGGCCCGGCACGCCATCGCCGCCGCCCGCGGGGGCTCCGCGGGTCCCGACGGGCCGGGGTTGCTCCATCTGCTGGTGGAGGCGTCCGCCGAGCGGCCCGAGTACACCGACCGGCTGATCCGCGACGAGCTGGTCACGCTGCTGGTCGCCGGGCACGAGACCACGGCCACCACCCTGACCTGGCTGTACTTGCTCCTCGACCGCCATCCCGAGGCCCGCGCGTGGGCCCTAGCGGCGGGCGCCGAGGGCTCTGCCGAGCGCCGGGAGGCGGTCCAGGCCCTGATCAGCGAGACGTTGCGGCTGTACCCGTCCGCCTGGATCCTGCCCCGGCACGCCGTCGAGGACGACGTCCTGGCGGGCTTCGCCGTCGAGGCGGGCACCGATGTGGTCGTCTGCCCCTACCTCGCGCACCGCGCCCCGGTCCTGTGGCCCGATCCCGAGCGCTTCGACCCGCGGCGCTTCACCGCACCGGGCGGGCGGCCGTCCGTCCCGGGCGGGTACGTGCCCTTCGGCATCGGCCCCCGCGCCTGCCTGGGACTGCAGTTCGCGCTGCGCGAGTCGACGGTGCTGCTGGAACACCTGCTGCCGGCCCACGAGCCGGCCTTCCGGTCCGTACCGGACAGGGCCGCCTACAGCATCACGGTGCGTCCGGACGGTCCGACGCCGGCCACGCTCGCGGGCCGGTCCTGACCGGGATCAGCGTCGGCGTGCCCGCCATCGGGTACCCACCAGGACACCCGCGATGAGCAGCAGACCCGCCGCGGCTGCGCCCAGTCCGGGGCGCAGCCCCTCGGGGGTGTACGAGCAGGCCAGCCGGTCGGCGCCGCCGGATCCCAGGGGGATGCCGAGCAGGCCCTGGTGCGAGACCGGGGCGCGGGCCGGGCCGCCGTCGACCGAGCAGGCCCAGCCGGGGGACGCCGTGGTGGCGAGCACCGCGGTGCCGGTCGAGCCCTTGGGGAGCCGGGCCTCGACGGTGTGCCCGCCGGTGGTGACGTCGGTGGCCCCGCCGGTCTTCAGACGGGTCACAGCCGTGTCGAAGGCGGCCTGGTCGAGGCAGCCGAGCGCGTCGGGCGGCAGGACCTGGCCGTCCTTGGGGGTGCGCACGGAGAA
Encoded proteins:
- a CDS encoding cytochrome P450, which translates into the protein MAIEAGPVGRTAPPVPELDPAVVARWSAGGGPLVELLAEVCGRLGGVGAFRLGDDGPSGRPTVLVTGPEAIQHVLALHPQRYVKRSHRARPLVGEGVLSATGEAWKRQRRLLQSQFTGTGMRRHEQRIAGAARTAAGRWAAYARTGEVFDVGEEMRRFALDTIWRSLTGHPLDADTDRELGAVAAVVAALPTLPADSAGAGEAVAADLARIDAVARHAIAAARGGSAGPDGPGLLHLLVEASAERPEYTDRLIRDELVTLLVAGHETTATTLTWLYLLLDRHPEARAWALAAGAEGSAERREAVQALISETLRLYPSAWILPRHAVEDDVLAGFAVEAGTDVVVCPYLAHRAPVLWPDPERFDPRRFTAPGGRPSVPGGYVPFGIGPRACLGLQFALRESTVLLEHLLPAHEPAFRSVPDRAAYSITVRPDGPTPATLAGRS